One window of Podarcis raffonei isolate rPodRaf1 chromosome 15, rPodRaf1.pri, whole genome shotgun sequence genomic DNA carries:
- the LOC128402628 gene encoding NXPE family member 2-like produces MLLVQILRPPTLLALVLGTVLVLSYTFHRTETKFTIFGGLGKQFKENEVPAGIDRRSELWAMKDGTPRHARMEWAEKDKEIKAVLRKLDDQMPSITFMDINTTTSAKNSKATILNYKSSYCVGEHLMVRLDLYNYLGKRKEYGGDFLRARISSSSLRAGASGRITDYRNGTYLVNFTLFWEGDVRASILLIHPSEGVSALWAARKKGYDKIVFKGKFLNKTLDVFTECGFNKTTNAELCEYLDERDQEAFYCVKPKYVPCEAFVQLSSNNRPISYLTAIEKRLLNSVGIQIPQNFGNIRVVPCKTSKVTREKCRIGMASPVPSGYVLRNTWHPEFCSIHDFSTLDKIRASLKSKMIYLMGDSTSFQWIYYLTKRVTTLKYFDHQSVPVFKTRVALDVERNTFIQWKKHGYPLVTKAFYSVKDLNYIAREIDQVAGDSDTAIVIAIGQHFRPFPMDLFVRRVVNIRRVIERLLLRSPDTKVIVKAENIREMNADTERFGDFHGYAQYLAMKYIFRGLRVGVIDAWDMTIAYNSNTVHPPEQVVWSQIMMFLTYLC; encoded by the exons ATGCTTTTAGTGCAGATCCTGAGGCCGCCAACTTTATTGGCCCTTGTCCTGGGAACAGTCCTTGTCCTCAGCTACACCTTCCACAGAACGGAGACCAAG TTTACCATCTTTGGAGGCCTTGGGAAgcaatttaaagaaaatgaagttCCTGCAGGTATTG ACAGAAGGAGTGAACTTTGGGCAATGAAAGATGGAACCCCGAGACATGCTAGAATGGAATGGGCAGAAAAGGACAAAGAAATTAAAGCTGTCCTTAGAAAACTAGACGACCAGATGCCCAGCATCACTTTCATGGATATAAATACCACCACAAGTGCTAAGAACAGCAAGGCCACCATCTTAAACTACAAAAGCTCTTATTGTGTTGGCGAGCATTTGATGGTTCGACTGGATTTATACAACTACTTGGGCAAGAGGAAGGAATACGGAGGAGACTTCTTACGAGCGAGGATCTCCTCTTCAAGTCTTAGGGCTGGAGCTTCTGGGCGCATCACAGACTATAGGAATGGGACGTACCTGGTCAATTTCACTTTATTTTGGGAGGGCGATGTCAGAGCGTCCATCTTGCTCATCCACCCCAGCGAAGGAGTTTCTGCACTGTGGGCTGCAAGAAAAAAAGGCTACGACAAAATAGTTTTCaaaggcaaatttttaaacaaAACGTTAGATGTCTTCACTGAATGTGGATTTAACAAGACCACAAATGCAGAACTGTGCGAGTATCTAGATGAGCGAGACCAGGAGGCCTTCTACTGTGTGAAACCAAAATATGTGCCATGTGAAGCTTTCGTCCAGCTTTCGTCCAACAACAGACCCATCTCATACTTAACAGCCATAGAAAAGAGACTTTTAAACAG TGTTGGAATTCAGATACCTCAGAATTTCGGGAACATTCGTGTCGTGCCCTGCAAAA CGAGTAAGGTGACGAGAGAGAAGTGCAGGATTGGGATGGCTTCTCCTGTCCCCAGCGGCTACGTTTTGCGCAACACCTGGCACCCAGAATTTTGCTCCATCCATGATTTCAGCACTTTGGATAAGATTCGTGCGAGTCTGAAGAGCAAAATGATTTATCTCATGGGGGATTCAACATCATTTCAATGGATTTATTACCTTACCAAGAGAGTGACAA CGCTGAAGTACTTTGATCACCAAAGCGTTCCAGTCTTCAAGACACGTGTGGCTTTGGACGTGGAGAGGAACACATTCATCCAGTGGAAAAAACACGGGTACCCCCTTGTGACAAAGGCCTTCTATTCAGTGAAAGATCTGAATTACATTGCTCGGGAAATCGACCAAGTAGCAGGGGACAGCGACACAGCCATCGTCATCGCTATAGGCCAGCACTTCAGACCATTCCCCATGGATCTCTTTGTGCGAAGGGTTGTAAACATTCGCCGCGTCATTGAGCGCCTTCTCCTGAGAAGCCCTGACACAAAAGTCATTGTCAAAGCAGAGAATATCCGAGAAATGAATGCAGACACAGAGCGATTTGGCGACTTCCATGGCTATGCCCAATACCTTGCCATGAAATACATTTTTCGAGGTCTCAGGGTTGGAGTAATTGATGCCTGGGACATGACTATCGCCTATAATTCAAACACAGTTCACCCACCAGAACAAGTGGTTTGGAGCCAAATCATGATGTTTCTAACATACCTCTGTTAA